The following proteins are encoded in a genomic region of Dioscorea cayenensis subsp. rotundata cultivar TDr96_F1 chromosome 8, TDr96_F1_v2_PseudoChromosome.rev07_lg8_w22 25.fasta, whole genome shotgun sequence:
- the LOC120266361 gene encoding putrescine hydroxycinnamoyltransferase 1-like isoform X1, whose translation MAPKVEIIESCMVAPCEETPKHRLQLSNLDAFAPRDHMPTFFLYKPNNGDPNFFSVQILKKALSKVLVTFYPLAGELVFDEDGRPVVDCNTKGVLFSAASTSCTLDGFGDFRPSSTLDRLFIPSVTNPKRSCILLLFQLTFFKCGGVCLGCASHHSVIDGVTLFNFINTWSDIARGSNMIISAPPFLDCTVLRARSPPIVSFDHIEYTNCNFLEDKFGQECETTILTLSKAQLNTLKHGSHGERNLSTYKAVAVHLWSTACKARELADGQETRLYMWANARNRLKPPLSKGYLGNAVLKISTQLQVGDLVSKPFEFGIAKIDETINSVNDEYIRSLVDLWEKHKGEKEKIKGSRSYRTVDFLVVSWLSLPTYEADFGWGKPWFMGKASMKYAGQAYVMRGGPGNNGGVSIAIALESENMPRFKKMVHMPLEAKI comes from the exons ATGGCTCCAAAGGTCGAGATCATAGAGTCATGTATGGTGGCTCCTTGTGAGGAGACACCAAAACACAGGCTACAGCTCTCTAACCTTGATGCTTTTGCACCAAGAGATCACATGCCAACCTTCTTTCTATATAAGCCCAATAATGGAGATCCCAACTTCTTTTCAGTACAAATTCTTAAGAAGGCCTTGAGCAAGGTCTTGGTCACCTTCTATCCTCTTGCCGGAGAGTTGGTCTTTGATGAAGATGGCCGGCCGGTGGTGGACTGCAACACCAAGGGCGTGCTCTTCTCCGCCGCGTCTACAAGTTGTACTCTCGATGGCTTTGGTGATTTCCGGCCTTCGTCAACCTTGGACCGACTTTTCATTCCATCTGTCACCAACCCAAAGAGATCATGCATTCTGCTGTTGTTTCAG TTAACATTCTTCAAGTGCGGTGGAGTGTGTCTGGGCTGTGCAAGCCATCACTCAGTCATTGATGGTGTTACCCTTTTCAATTTTATCAATACATGGTCGGACATTGCCCGTGGCTCGAACATGATCATCTCCGCCCCTCCTTTTCTTGATTGTACGGTGCTTCGTGCTCGATCACCACCAATTGTCTCGTTCGATCACATCGAGTACACCAACTGTAACTTTCTAGAAGACAAATTTGGCCAAGAATGTGAGACAACCATACTAACATTATCTAAGGCCCAGCTCAACACATTGAAACACGGTTCTCATGGCGAACGAAATCTCAGCACCTACAAAGCAGTAGCCGTGCATCTATGGAGCACAGCATGTAAAGCGCGAGAGCTCGCCGACGGGCAGGAAACAAGGCTTTACATGTGGGCTAATGCTCGCAATCGGCTGAAGCCGCCGTTATCGAAGGGATATCTTGGTAACGCGGTACTTAAAATATCAACGCAGTTGCAAGTTGGGGATTTGGTTTCAAAACCATTTGAGTTTGGAATTGCTAAGATTGATGAAACAATTAATAGTGTTAACGATGAGTACATACGTTCATTAGTTGACTTGTGGGAGAAACACAAGGGTGAGAAGGAGAAAATTAAGGGGTCTAGGTCATACAGGACGGTTGATTTCCTTGTAGTTAGCTGGTTGTCATTGCCCACATATGAAGCTGATTTTGGATGGGGGAAGCCGTGGTTCATGGGAAAGGCATCCATGAAATATGCGGGACAAGCATACGTGATGCGTGGTGGTCCTGGGAATAATGGAGGCGTCTCAATCGCTATTGCGCTCGAGAGTGAGAATATGCCACGGTTCAAAAAGATGGTTCACATGCCCTTGGAGGCTAAAATTTGA
- the LOC120266361 gene encoding putrescine hydroxycinnamoyltransferase 1-like isoform X2 yields the protein MAPKVEIIESCMVAPCEETPKHRLQLSNLDAFAPRDHMPTFFLYKPNNGDPNFFSVQILKKALSKVLVTFYPLAGELVFDEDGRPVVDCNTKGVLFSAASTSCTLDGFGDFRPSSTLDRLFIPSVTNPKRSCILLLFQCGGVCLGCASHHSVIDGVTLFNFINTWSDIARGSNMIISAPPFLDCTVLRARSPPIVSFDHIEYTNCNFLEDKFGQECETTILTLSKAQLNTLKHGSHGERNLSTYKAVAVHLWSTACKARELADGQETRLYMWANARNRLKPPLSKGYLGNAVLKISTQLQVGDLVSKPFEFGIAKIDETINSVNDEYIRSLVDLWEKHKGEKEKIKGSRSYRTVDFLVVSWLSLPTYEADFGWGKPWFMGKASMKYAGQAYVMRGGPGNNGGVSIAIALESENMPRFKKMVHMPLEAKI from the exons ATGGCTCCAAAGGTCGAGATCATAGAGTCATGTATGGTGGCTCCTTGTGAGGAGACACCAAAACACAGGCTACAGCTCTCTAACCTTGATGCTTTTGCACCAAGAGATCACATGCCAACCTTCTTTCTATATAAGCCCAATAATGGAGATCCCAACTTCTTTTCAGTACAAATTCTTAAGAAGGCCTTGAGCAAGGTCTTGGTCACCTTCTATCCTCTTGCCGGAGAGTTGGTCTTTGATGAAGATGGCCGGCCGGTGGTGGACTGCAACACCAAGGGCGTGCTCTTCTCCGCCGCGTCTACAAGTTGTACTCTCGATGGCTTTGGTGATTTCCGGCCTTCGTCAACCTTGGACCGACTTTTCATTCCATCTGTCACCAACCCAAAGAGATCATGCATTCTGCTGTTGTTTCAG TGCGGTGGAGTGTGTCTGGGCTGTGCAAGCCATCACTCAGTCATTGATGGTGTTACCCTTTTCAATTTTATCAATACATGGTCGGACATTGCCCGTGGCTCGAACATGATCATCTCCGCCCCTCCTTTTCTTGATTGTACGGTGCTTCGTGCTCGATCACCACCAATTGTCTCGTTCGATCACATCGAGTACACCAACTGTAACTTTCTAGAAGACAAATTTGGCCAAGAATGTGAGACAACCATACTAACATTATCTAAGGCCCAGCTCAACACATTGAAACACGGTTCTCATGGCGAACGAAATCTCAGCACCTACAAAGCAGTAGCCGTGCATCTATGGAGCACAGCATGTAAAGCGCGAGAGCTCGCCGACGGGCAGGAAACAAGGCTTTACATGTGGGCTAATGCTCGCAATCGGCTGAAGCCGCCGTTATCGAAGGGATATCTTGGTAACGCGGTACTTAAAATATCAACGCAGTTGCAAGTTGGGGATTTGGTTTCAAAACCATTTGAGTTTGGAATTGCTAAGATTGATGAAACAATTAATAGTGTTAACGATGAGTACATACGTTCATTAGTTGACTTGTGGGAGAAACACAAGGGTGAGAAGGAGAAAATTAAGGGGTCTAGGTCATACAGGACGGTTGATTTCCTTGTAGTTAGCTGGTTGTCATTGCCCACATATGAAGCTGATTTTGGATGGGGGAAGCCGTGGTTCATGGGAAAGGCATCCATGAAATATGCGGGACAAGCATACGTGATGCGTGGTGGTCCTGGGAATAATGGAGGCGTCTCAATCGCTATTGCGCTCGAGAGTGAGAATATGCCACGGTTCAAAAAGATGGTTCACATGCCCTTGGAGGCTAAAATTTGA